The following are encoded in a window of bacterium genomic DNA:
- a CDS encoding sigma-54-dependent Fis family transcriptional regulator: MEEWRTILLVSPDQGASEAIAADLAAAHFKVVRASGEAEVSYCLQRTTVFSAAVIDLTLGERGLEVLELMAEKLAGKPILALIPQANLDLAVRALQCGAYDYLLKPLLLEEVAASLSVLFDRPFQQQIDAARRNQWLRERYLQPVNSRVTEMRRQMQLLGLLARTEAPLLLVGESGVGKTFYSRVLHFLSPRRFESLTFFDCRNKSGAEALLDLFGHSRGLFVRQQPGVLVLQECFRLALSVQNRIVAFMAEQEQFTAAGTGKGLRVIGTSVHLPEQAVDSGQASRYFRQAIAGGVIELPPLAQRREDIPQLADLFLSLLAGHFGLERKYLSDGAMQRLSESSWDDNVLGLQRTLIQAVVLSEGVEIEEQAIQTAAVEENGHLLQLNLSSFQLDRVEESLIGQALHHHSGNLSRTASTLGISRGTLYNKIRKYGLENLTKKGESLVG; the protein is encoded by the coding sequence ATGGAGGAGTGGAGAACCATTTTATTGGTTTCCCCGGACCAAGGGGCTTCAGAGGCTATTGCAGCGGATCTGGCTGCCGCCCATTTCAAAGTAGTGCGCGCCTCTGGGGAGGCGGAGGTCAGCTATTGTCTGCAGCGAACGACGGTTTTTAGCGCAGCGGTCATCGATCTGACCTTAGGCGAACGGGGACTTGAAGTGCTGGAGTTGATGGCGGAAAAGCTGGCCGGGAAACCAATTCTGGCGTTGATCCCGCAGGCCAATCTGGACCTGGCTGTGCGGGCGCTGCAGTGCGGGGCGTATGACTATCTGCTTAAACCCTTGCTGCTGGAGGAGGTCGCTGCTTCTCTGTCCGTTCTTTTCGATCGTCCTTTTCAGCAGCAGATCGATGCAGCGCGACGCAACCAGTGGCTGCGTGAGCGTTATCTGCAGCCGGTGAACAGCCGTGTGACGGAAATGCGGCGGCAGATGCAATTGCTCGGCCTGTTGGCGCGCACAGAGGCGCCGCTGCTGCTGGTCGGCGAATCAGGCGTGGGTAAAACCTTTTACAGCCGAGTCCTCCATTTTCTCAGTCCGCGCCGTTTTGAATCATTGACTTTTTTTGATTGCCGCAATAAATCCGGCGCTGAGGCGCTGCTCGACCTGTTCGGACACAGCCGTGGACTGTTCGTACGGCAGCAGCCCGGTGTGCTGGTTTTGCAGGAGTGTTTTCGTCTGGCGCTTTCGGTGCAAAATCGTATCGTCGCCTTTATGGCTGAGCAGGAGCAGTTTACAGCGGCAGGCACTGGAAAAGGTCTTCGTGTGATCGGCACGTCCGTGCACCTGCCGGAACAGGCCGTTGATTCCGGCCAGGCCAGCAGATATTTCCGCCAGGCGATCGCCGGCGGTGTGATCGAACTGCCGCCCCTGGCTCAGCGCCGTGAGGATATTCCGCAGCTGGCGGATCTGTTTTTGTCCCTTTTGGCCGGCCACTTTGGTCTAGAGAGGAAATACCTGTCCGATGGAGCGATGCAGAGGCTGTCTGAATCATCGTGGGATGACAATGTGCTCGGTTTGCAGCGTACGCTCATTCAGGCGGTGGTGCTTTCAGAGGGTGTGGAAATTGAAGAGCAGGCCATTCAGACCGCCGCAGTAGAGGAGAATGGCCATTTGCTGCAACTGAATCTGTCTTCTTTTCAGCTGGATCGGGTGGAGGAGTCGTTAATCGGTCAGGCTCTTCATCACCATTCCGGCAATTTGAGCCGGACCGCCTCGACACTGGGCATCAGCCGGGGTACCTTGTACAACAAGATCCGCAAATACGGACTGGAAAATCTGACGAAAAAAGGCGAATCCTTGGTGGGTTGA